Sequence from the Bacillus sp. es.036 genome:
AGACTGGATTATTTCAGTGAGCGTATCAAATCAGATAGTAAGAAACCGTAACAGCAGGGCTCTAGCTCCTGCTGTTTTTTTATCTATTCTTGCAATCTACCTTAAATTTACAAGACTTCTGTATAAATTCTTCCAGACTGGCAAAGCTATGATTACTTTCAAAACGCAAAGTTTTTCACCACATAAAGGAGCTGAAGGAAATGAAAGTAAGACAAGATGCCTGGTCTCATGAAGATGATTTAATGCTTGCCGAAACAGTGCTGCGGCATGTTAGAGAAGGTAGTACACAATTAAAAGCCTTTGACGAAGTCGGCGATCGACTTAGCCGAACATCAGCAGCCGTTGGATTCCGTTGGAACGCCATTGTCAGAGATCGATACGAACAGGCTTTAAAGCTTGCGAAAAAGCAGCGAAAAGAAATGAAGCGTGCTGAGCGTAGACAACCCGAATATACAAAGAACGAGATGCATACACCATTGCAGCAAGAACAACCTATCGCCAAACCTGTACTTAAAACACCAGTCAACACGACTGAACCAATCCAAACTAAGAAGGAACTAACGATGAGAGATGTCATCACATTCTTATCCAATCTCGAACAATCCGCATCCTCAACAAACAAACTTAGAACAAACCTTGATAAACTAGAATCGGAGAATCAGCTACTAAGAGAAGAAAACACCCTGCTCAACCAAAGAATCAAAACGCTTGAAAACGAACAACTAGTAATGAAAGAAGATTACCAATCCCTCATCCAAATAATGGACCGAGCCAGAAGAATGGTCGTCCTAAACGACAACGAAGACCAAAACGTCCCAACCTTCAAAATGGATAAGAATGGGAACCTAGAAAAAGTCGCGAGGTAAAAACGAAAAGCGGAAATGGACGTTTAGACCCGGCAGGCACTGGAGCCTTATCATTTGAACACGGTTTTTGTGTTCGAATGATAAGGCGAAGTGACCGAGGGTCTGGCCATTGCAGCTGGATCTCCGTAAAGCGGAAGTGGGCGTTTAGGGTCGACAAGCGCTGGAACCCTATAAATTGAACACGGTCTTTGTGTTCGGATGAATGGCTGAAGCGATCGAGACCCTGCCCACTGCAGCTGGATCAATGAAAAGCGGAGACGAGCGCTTAGAAACGGAGATATTGGAACGCTTGAACTAGAACACGCCCTGTGTGTTCTGGTGAAAAAGTGAAATATCGTAGTTTCTGCGAGTCGCAGCTGGATCTCCGAAAAGCGGAAATGGGCGTTTAGACCCGGCAGGCACTGGAGCCCTCCAAATTGAACACTCCCTTTGTGTTCGAGTTGGAGGGTGAAGTGACCGAGGGTCTGGCCATTGCAGCTGGATCTACGTAAAGCCGAAGCGCCCGTTTAGACACGACAAGCGCTGGAGCCCCATGAAAAGAACACGCTCTTTGTGTTCATTTTGTAGGGTGAAGAGATCGAGAGGCAGGGCGCTGCACTTGAATCTAAAATTCTCCTAAAGAAAAAGCATCCGCTCAAGACTTGAGCGGATGCTTTATTAATTGTCATAAAAATAGAAGAGCCCCAACTGTGCCGTCCTTTCCATAATTGTTGAACCTGCATTGGCAGGTGGGTGCCCTATTCCACTCTCCGTACGTCCTCAGCTACCGAGGCATGTACTTTGAACGGAAAGAATCAGGCTCCCGTTGTAAAAGTGTTGGCTCAAATTATTATGGAAGTAAACGAACACTTCAGGACTCTTCGTTAACTTGTAATTGAATTATAGCAGACCTTCTAATCGATTTCAATCTTCGAGGATTAGGTCCTTTTTATTATTTTTATTCTTTCTCAGCGGCAACTGGCTTCTTAGCTAGTTCTAGATGTAGTTCTTTCAACTGATCTTCACTAACAGGAGACGGCGCTTCCGTTAACAAGCAGCTCGCGCTAGCTGTTTTAGGGAAAGCAATTGTATCGCGAAGATTCGTTCTTCCAGCAAGCAACATAACGAGACGATCAAGCCCAAAAGCAATTCCGCCATGCGGAGGTGTTCCGTATTCGAATGCTTCAAGAAGGAAACCGAACTCTGCTTCTGCCTCTTCTTTTGTAAAGCCTAGTGCTTTAAACATTTTTTCCTGAATATCACGTTGGAAAATACGCTGAGAACCACCACCAAGCTCATAACCATTGAGTACAAGGTCATATGCATCTGCACGTACTTTGCCAGGGGCTTCTTCAAGGAGATGAAGGTCCTCTTTCAATGGCATTGTAAATGGATGATGCTCCGCAAAATAACGATCTGCTTCCTCATCATAACTCATAAGCGGGAAGTCCATAATCCAAAGGAAGTTAAACTTCGAATAATCAATAAGGCCAAGATCTTTACCAAGCTTTGTACGAAGAGAACCAAGACTATCAGCAACAACAGATTTACTGTC
This genomic interval carries:
- a CDS encoding RsfA family transcriptional regulator, with translation MKVRQDAWSHEDDLMLAETVLRHVREGSTQLKAFDEVGDRLSRTSAAVGFRWNAIVRDRYEQALKLAKKQRKEMKRAERRQPEYTKNEMHTPLQQEQPIAKPVLKTPVNTTEPIQTKKELTMRDVITFLSNLEQSASSTNKLRTNLDKLESENQLLREENTLLNQRIKTLENEQLVMKEDYQSLIQIMDRARRMVVLNDNEDQNVPTFKMDKNGNLEKVAR